A genomic stretch from Bos javanicus breed banteng chromosome 29, ARS-OSU_banteng_1.0, whole genome shotgun sequence includes:
- the LOC133241837 gene encoding olfactory receptor 8A1-like, with protein sequence MRKDIRIAQLAQSLKTSFTKQCKKQPFMQFFSHHTGPPRRMAAENHSTVTEFILGGLTSQPELQLPLFFLFLGIYSVTMVGNLGMIALICLNAQLHTPMYYFLSNLSFVDLCYSSVTTPKMLVNFVSGKNTISYAGCMAQLYFFLLFVVTESYTLTVMAYDRYVAICRPLFYNIIMSQRACFLLLAGVYVMSVIGSNIETIILSKLSYCETLISHYYCDILALMKLSCFSTYHIDMIVFSLAGFDIIVTSLTILVSYDFILSSIFRIRTTEGMSKAFSTCSSHFAAMGMFYGTTAFIYLKPSTASSLAQENVASVLYTAVIPMLNPLIYSLRNKDVKAAMQKTLRGKCFKANVITLS encoded by the coding sequence ATGAGGAAAGACATCAGGATCGCACAGCTGGCCCAGAGTCTCAAAACTAGCTTCACCAAGCAGTGCAAGAAGCAGCCTTTCATGCAATTCTTCTCTCATCACACAGGTCCCCCAAGGAGAATGGCTGCAGAAAATCACTCTACAGTGACAGAGTTCATTCTCGGAGGTTTAACAAGTCAACCAGAGCTCCAGCtccccctcttcttcctcttccttgggATCTACTCAGTCACTATGGTAGGGAACCTGGGCATGATAGCCCTGATTTGTCTGAACGCTCAGcttcacacccccatgtactattTCCTCAGCAACCTGTCCTTTGTGGATCTCTGCTACTCCTCTGTCACTACCCCTAAGATGCTGGTGAACTTTGTATCAGGGAAGAACACCATCTCCTATGCAGGGTGCATGGCCCAGCTCTACTTCTTCCTTCTATTTGTCGTTACTGAGAGTTACACACTgacagtgatggcctatgaccgctacgtTGCCATCTGCAGACCTCTGTTTTACAACATCATCATGTCTCAACGAGCCTGCTTCCTGCTATTGGCTGGGGTCTATGTCATGTCAGTCATTGGCTCAAACATAGAGACTATCATCTTGTCAAAACTGTCCTATTGTGAGACACTCATCAGTCATTATTACTGTGACATCCTTGCCCTTATGAAACTCTCCTGCTTTAGCACCTATCATATTGACATGATAGTATTCTCTTTGGCTGGATTTGATATCATAGTCACCAGCTTAACAATCCTTGTTTCCTATGACTTCATCCTGTCCAGTATCTTCCGCATCAGAACCACGGAGGGAATGTCCAAAGCTTTCAGCACCTGCAGCTCCCACTTTGCAGCCATGGGGATGTTCTATGGAACAACTGCTTTCATATACTTGAAACCCTCCACGGCCAGTTCCCTGGCCCAGGAGAATGTGGCCTCCGTGCTCTACACTGCAGtgatccccatgctgaaccccctgATCTACAGCTTGAGAAATAAGGACGTAAAGGCTGCCATGCAGAAAACCCTGAGAGGAAAATGTTTTAAGGCAAATGTTATTACTCTTTCTTAG